One genomic window of Campylobacter fetus subsp. fetus includes the following:
- a CDS encoding HyaD/HybD family hydrogenase maturation endopeptidase, with amino-acid sequence MRVLILGIGNVMFADEGIGVHFTKMIEKNFKFSSSKHSLDFVDGGTLANLLSPIIAKYDYVIVVDCIDADNGDIGDVYFFDFDDMPKSINWSGSAHEVEMLQTLEMMDLIGDRPQTKILGVIPKRIEPMSFELSNEVKASSCTMEKVILKHLKELGFDYEKVADFTVQTIADEWKKEQF; translated from the coding sequence ATGCGTGTGCTTATTTTAGGTATTGGTAATGTAATGTTCGCCGATGAGGGTATCGGCGTTCATTTTACAAAAATGATAGAAAAAAACTTCAAATTTAGTTCTTCTAAACATAGCCTAGACTTTGTAGATGGAGGAACTTTAGCAAATCTTCTAAGTCCGATTATCGCAAAATATGATTATGTTATTGTTGTTGATTGCATTGATGCCGATAACGGTGATATCGGAGATGTGTATTTTTTTGATTTTGATGATATGCCAAAAAGTATAAACTGGTCCGGTTCTGCTCACGAAGTAGAGATGCTTCAGACGCTAGAAATGATGGATTTGATAGGTGATAGACCGCAAACTAAGATACTCGGCGTTATCCCAAAAAGGATAGAACCTATGAGTTTTGAGCTTAGCAACGAGGTAAAAGCTAGCTCATGCACTATGGAAAAAGTTATTTTAAAACATTTAAAAGAGCTTGGATTTGATTATGAAAAAGTTGCGGATTTTACCGTTCAAACTATTGCAGATGAATGGAAAAAGGAGCAATTTTGA
- the cybH gene encoding Ni/Fe-hydrogenase, b-type cytochrome subunit, translated as MKESKKHIAEYEFSIGLRVTHWIRAICITILIVSGFYLAYVFVSPAITSEPTNFMNAKWRAVHQIVGFILIGCFIFKVYLFFFDRQSKIERVSVKDFLSPKIWIAQIKYYLFLGKHPHLHGTYNPLQFIAYIMFYIILLVVCLTGLVLYAHVYHNGLGGLIYEPMRVVESWMGGLANVRLIHHISMWAIMVFVVVHVYMAVFNAIKGKDGAIDAIISGYKFPKEQ; from the coding sequence ATGAAAGAGAGTAAAAAACATATCGCCGAATATGAGTTTTCTATAGGACTTAGAGTAACACACTGGATAAGAGCTATATGCATCACTATACTTATAGTCAGCGGATTTTATCTGGCTTATGTGTTTGTTAGTCCTGCTATAACTAGCGAGCCTACAAATTTTATGAATGCTAAATGGCGTGCAGTTCATCAAATAGTCGGATTTATACTTATAGGCTGCTTTATTTTTAAAGTTTATCTATTTTTCTTCGATAGACAAAGTAAAATAGAAAGAGTCAGCGTGAAGGATTTTTTAAGCCCAAAAATTTGGATAGCTCAGATAAAATATTATCTATTTTTAGGTAAGCATCCACATCTGCACGGTACTTATAATCCTCTGCAATTTATAGCATATATAATGTTTTATATAATATTACTTGTAGTGTGTTTAACTGGACTTGTACTATATGCTCATGTTTATCATAACGGTCTTGGAGGTCTTATTTATGAGCCTATGAGAGTTGTTGAGTCATGGATGGGCGGATTGGCTAATGTTCGTTTGATACATCATATATCTATGTGGGCTATAATGGTGTTTGTAGTAGTTCATGTTTATATGGCTGTATTTAATGCTATAAAAGGCAAAGATGGAGCAATTGACGCCATTATAAGCGGTTATAAATTTCCAAAAGAGCAATAA